Proteins from a genomic interval of Pantoea deleyi:
- the htpG gene encoding molecular chaperone HtpG, with protein sequence MTMKGQETRGFQSEVKQLLHLMIHSLYSNKEIFLRELISNASDAADKLRFRALSDASLYEGDGELRVRLSVDKDNRTLTLSDNGIGMRRDEVIENLGTIAKSGTKSFLESLGSDQAKDSQLIGQFGVGFYSAFIVADKVTVRTRAAGAAADEGVFWESAGEGEYTLAEIEKADRGTEITLHLREGEDEFLDAWRVRNIISKYSDHIALPVEIEAKDEEGEGTHWEKINKAQALWTRNKSDISDEEYNEFYKHIAHDFSDPVAWSHNRVEGKQEYTSLLYIPARAPFDMWNRDHKHGLKLYVQRVFIMDDAEQFMPNYLRFVRGLIDSNDLPLNVSREILQDSRVTQSLRGALTKRTLQMLEKLAKDDSEKYQTFWKEFGLVLKEGPAEDHANQEAIAKLLRFATTQSEGAAQTISLEDYVSRMVEGQEKIYYITADSYAAAKSSPHLELFRKKGIEVLLLSDRIDEWMMSYLTEFDGKAFQSVSKADESLSKLADEETEEQKEAEKALEPFVERVKNLLGERVKEVRLTHRLTDTPAIVTTDANEMTTQMAKLFAAAGQEVPEVKYLFEINPDHPLVKRVADTQDEARFGEWIELLLDQALLAERGTLDDPNQFIRRMNQLLTA encoded by the coding sequence ATGACCATGAAAGGACAAGAGACCCGTGGCTTTCAGTCGGAAGTAAAACAACTTCTGCACCTGATGATCCATTCTCTCTATTCAAACAAAGAGATTTTCCTGCGTGAGCTGATCTCCAACGCCTCGGATGCGGCAGACAAGCTGCGCTTCCGCGCACTGTCCGATGCCAGCCTCTATGAAGGTGACGGCGAGCTGCGCGTGCGTCTCTCTGTTGATAAGGACAACCGTACCCTGACGCTCAGCGACAACGGTATCGGTATGCGTCGCGACGAGGTCATCGAGAACCTCGGCACTATCGCCAAATCGGGCACCAAATCCTTCCTGGAATCCCTGGGCTCCGATCAGGCTAAAGACAGCCAGCTGATCGGCCAGTTCGGTGTGGGTTTCTACTCCGCCTTTATCGTGGCGGACAAAGTTACCGTGCGCACCCGTGCCGCAGGCGCAGCCGCCGATGAAGGGGTGTTCTGGGAGTCGGCGGGCGAGGGCGAATATACCCTGGCTGAGATCGAGAAGGCCGATCGCGGCACCGAAATCACCCTGCATCTGCGCGAAGGCGAAGATGAGTTCCTGGATGCCTGGCGCGTCCGCAACATCATCAGCAAATACTCCGATCACATCGCGCTGCCGGTAGAGATCGAAGCCAAAGATGAAGAGGGCGAGGGCACGCACTGGGAGAAAATCAACAAAGCTCAGGCGCTGTGGACCCGCAACAAATCTGACATCAGTGATGAAGAGTACAACGAGTTCTACAAGCATATCGCGCACGACTTCAGCGACCCGGTCGCCTGGAGCCACAACCGCGTGGAAGGCAAGCAGGAGTACACCAGCCTGCTCTACATTCCGGCGCGCGCCCCGTTCGATATGTGGAACCGCGATCATAAACATGGCCTGAAACTCTATGTTCAGCGCGTCTTTATCATGGATGACGCCGAGCAGTTTATGCCGAACTACCTGCGCTTCGTGCGTGGCCTGATTGACTCCAACGATCTGCCGCTGAACGTCTCCCGTGAAATCCTGCAGGACAGCCGGGTGACCCAGAGTCTGCGCGGCGCGCTGACTAAGCGCACCCTGCAGATGCTGGAAAAACTGGCGAAAGATGACAGCGAAAAATACCAGACCTTCTGGAAAGAGTTTGGTCTGGTGCTGAAAGAGGGCCCGGCAGAAGATCACGCCAACCAGGAAGCGATCGCGAAGCTGCTGCGTTTCGCGACCACCCAGAGCGAGGGCGCGGCGCAGACCATTTCGCTGGAAGATTACGTCAGCCGCATGGTGGAAGGTCAGGAGAAGATTTACTACATCACCGCGGACAGCTATGCCGCTGCGAAGAGCAGCCCGCACCTGGAGCTGTTCCGCAAAAAAGGCATTGAAGTTCTGCTGCTCTCCGATCGCATCGACGAATGGATGATGAGCTACCTCACCGAGTTCGACGGCAAAGCGTTCCAGTCGGTCAGCAAGGCGGATGAATCGCTGAGCAAGCTGGCGGACGAAGAGACTGAGGAGCAGAAAGAGGCAGAAAAGGCGCTGGAGCCGTTTGTTGAGCGGGTGAAAAACCTGCTGGGCGAGCGCGTGAAAGAGGTGCGTCTGACGCATCGTCTGACCGACACGCCTGCCATCGTCACCACCGATGCCAACGAGATGACCACCCAGATGGCGAAGCTGTTTGCGGCGGCCGGACAGGAAGTGCCGGAAGTGAAGTATCTGTTTGAAATCAACCCGGATCACCCGCTGGTGAAACGCGTAGCGGATACGCAGGATGAAGCACGCTTCGGCGAGTGGATCGAGCTGCTGCTGG
- the recR gene encoding recombination mediator RecR, with the protein MQTSPLLEALMESLRCLPGVGPKSAQRMAFQLLQRDRSGGMRLAQALTRAMSEIGHCADCRTFTEQEICTICANPRRQQNGQICVVESPADIHAIEQTGQFGGRYFVLMGHLSPLDGIGPADIGLDRLEQRLESEPLQEVILATNPTVEGEATANYIAELCGQYGVDASRIAHGVPVGGELEMVDGTTLSHSLAGRQKFKF; encoded by the coding sequence ATGCAAACCAGCCCACTGCTTGAAGCATTGATGGAGTCGCTGCGCTGCCTGCCCGGCGTGGGGCCGAAGTCGGCACAGCGCATGGCTTTTCAGCTGCTGCAGCGTGACCGCAGCGGAGGCATGCGGCTGGCCCAGGCGCTGACCCGGGCGATGTCGGAGATTGGTCACTGCGCCGATTGCCGGACCTTTACCGAGCAGGAAATCTGCACCATCTGCGCTAATCCCCGGCGTCAGCAGAATGGTCAGATCTGCGTGGTGGAAAGCCCGGCGGACATTCACGCCATTGAGCAGACCGGCCAGTTCGGCGGACGCTACTTTGTGCTGATGGGCCACCTCTCGCCGCTCGACGGGATTGGTCCGGCCGATATCGGCCTGGATCGTCTGGAGCAGCGTCTGGAGAGCGAACCGCTGCAGGAGGTGATCCTTGCCACCAACCCGACGGTGGAAGGTGAGGCGACCGCCAACTACATTGCGGAGCTTTGCGGCCAGTATGGCGTCGATGCCAGCCGTATCGCGCACGGCGTGCCGGTGGGCGGTGAGCTGGAGATGGTCGATGGCACCACGCTGTCCCACTCACTGGCGGGCCGCCAGAAGTTTAAATTTTAA
- a CDS encoding YbaB/EbfC family nucleoid-associated protein, producing the protein MFGGKGGLGNLMKQAQQMQEKMAKAQEEIAAIEVTGESGAGLVKVTINGAHNCRRVEVDPSLLEDDKDMLEDLIAAAFNDAARRIDETQKEKMASVSSGMQLPPGFKMPF; encoded by the coding sequence ATGTTTGGTGGTAAAGGCGGATTGGGCAACCTGATGAAACAGGCCCAGCAGATGCAGGAAAAAATGGCCAAGGCTCAGGAAGAGATCGCCGCAATCGAAGTCACCGGCGAATCCGGTGCGGGCCTGGTTAAGGTGACCATTAACGGCGCGCACAACTGCCGTCGCGTGGAAGTCGATCCGAGCCTGCTGGAAGATGACAAAGATATGCTGGAAGATCTGATCGCAGCGGCGTTCAACGATGCGGCACGTCGCATTGATGAAACCCAGAAAGAGAAAATGGCGTCTGTCTCCTCAGGCATGCAGCTGCCACCAGGCTTTAAGATGCCGTTCTGA